GCTGGGGGATGCTGTGCCCGGGGCATTCCCCCCTGGAAGGgctccagcccatcccagccctccctgggcgctcccttccctccagagctgcgtcccctccctgccccgagCTGGGCTTCAGGACAACCGGGAGGGAATCGCACTCATCCGAGATGCCCCCACACGGCTGCTGCTCGTCCCCTGGCGGGGTTTTTTGGGGACAAACCCTGCCAGGAGCCACCTGCTCCTGCGCCATCCCCGGAGCAGCCTTTGGGTGCCGCATCTCCGcctggggccggggccgctccctCCCCACGGCCCAGCCGGGGGGGAAAGCGTTCCCCAAACCCAGCCTGACCCTCTGGAGCGCCGATTTCCACCAAATCTTTGGGGTTCGCCCCCTTTTTGCCCTGTGGGGGCTCCCCTCGCTCCTGCTCCGCTTGCCGGGCACGATCGCGCCCCGCTTGCTCCCGCCACGATCAGGGATCGCCGAGTTCtttggatggggttttttgggtttttagttttttttccctcctccgggagagagaaaaaaaaaaatcagctaattATGTGCCGAACAAAAAGCCCATTCTTGCCCGAAATAATGCTGCCGTCCTGCAAAGGCACTTGTTTGTGGGCAAATTTTGAAGGGGGCTGACAATAaaaacagctgcaggagctggctgttGGTACACACTGCCGTGCCTAATTATCCCTGCCCTTCCCGCAATCCAGCGGGgcttccctgaaaaaaaaaaaaaaaaaagagggatttctccttttttttttttttttttttttttttttttttgccccgCTTGGCTTTGCTCCCGGCGAGGATTcccaggtttttttggggattttttagcTCGGGTCCGTCCGTGCTGcgtgggaagggagggaggcaggagagggctgggaaagggggtgaaaaaaaaatgggagaggaAGCATCCGGGAAGCATCCACGGGGAAAATGCCACCCTGCGCGGGGCCGGGAGAGCTCCCGAGCGCCGCGCTGCTGCACGTGTGGCGGCCTCCGCAAGACGGAGCCCGGCCATATGGAAATGAGCCGGAGAAGGCAACTTTTCCCAGTCCCTTCGAGTCGGGGACGGGCCCCGAAAGTGTTTGTGCACGCACATCACACAGTCCCTCGCCGCCGCCAGCCGCAGCTGCTCCCGCCGCGGAGGATCCTTCCgcagaaccccaaaatcctgccGGGGCTGGGCAGCAAAGCCCAGGAGCGATGAATAACCTGCCCCCCTTCCATGGGACACAGCGGGCTGGGATGGGGGCTGGGGGACAAAGCGACCCTCGGGGAGCGCGGCGACACTTTTCCGCCGGgaaaggggatttggggatgttGGGGGGCCGGGCGGCAGCGTGGGGCCCCGGTCCCGCACGGGTCGCTTTTGGGGTGTCCCGGGGGTGCGCGGCCGTGCCCGCGGAGCTTTAGGGAGCCCGGTGCTTGTCCCCAGCGCTGGCGGCGACCCCGCCACGGGGGGTGGCACGGTCCCTGGCGacagctgccaccctgcccGGCGCGCACGGGCGTCGCTCGGCCGGAGCGGGCGGCAGGCAGGCCAGCGGGAGCttcccggggccgggcgggagcggggtGTCCCGCTGATCCCgggctctggggcagctcccCCCGGCCACAGCCGCTCTGAGGCGGGGCGCGGCGGCAGAACCCCCCAAAGCCAAGCGCAGGGCACAGCCGGCACCATTGTCCCGGGAAGACTTCAACTTCCCGAAGGCAGGAGGGATCCCACCCCCAGTCAACTcccctcctttctcttttttttttttccccctttccctcttttcttctttttttttttttcccgcatttaattttattttccaaaccaCTTGATCTTTGCTTGGGAACCTCCATTAATTGCCTGGGTTTGCCTCTTCGCCTGGTCCCTTTATCATTATTTATGGCCTTTGAAATTGTGTAAAGTTCCCTTGACGTTCAATTTACAagtttgggggctttttttttttttctttcccccctttttttttttttttttgttccagctTTTGTCCTCGCCAAAGACGTCGTGTTGGAAAAGGCTTTGAGCCGGCCAACATGAGAAGCTCGCCGGAGAAAAGGGAGCAGCCCCTCCACCGCTTTTAATTCCGCCGTGTTGCTGAATGGCTCTTTTACATAATTGCAGAAGCAATTTCAAAGCCAAGCCAGGGGCTGACTTTACCCAGAACCACATGGAGCCTATTTGGGggcttttcaaaaaaaaaaaaaagagagagagagagagagaggaaaaaaaaaaaaaaaaaaagagggagagagagaaaaaaaaaaaaaaaaaaagagggagagagagaaaaaaaagaaagggggggaaaaagaaggggggggaaaaaatagagggGGTGAGCGcgaattaaaaaaaaaacaaaacaaaaaaatttaaaaaggaaaaaaaaggggggaaaagggggaaaaaaagggaaaaaaaggggaggaaaaaaaggggaaaaaagggggggaacaagggaaaaaaaaaggggggaaaaaggggggaaagaaggGGAGAGGAAGCGGTTGGGGGATCAGGGGTGCTGCGGGGCCGGCAGACAGCCTCGGCAGTGCGCGGGGCTCGGCGCGGCAGCCGCGGGCGGTCACGCGTGGGCCGCGCCGTCCGGGGCGCCGCcagcggggcggggccgcccgcggggcggggcctCGGCGCCaagccccgccccctcccctcctcccggCCAATGGGCGGCGGCGTTGGCGGGCACGTGGGGCGGGCCGGGTTCCCACGGCCGGGATGTGAAtgggcgcggggccgggcgcgggcagagcggcggcggcggctcggcGGGGGCGcagcgcgggcggggcggccccgAGGTGCGGCTGCGGTcgggccgcggccccgctccgccccggctcggccccggcgctgcccgcgctCACCGCGGCTGCCAGGacgccgccgcccgccgccacCGAGCAGGAGGAGCgggaggaggcggaggaggaggaggaggaggaaggtgccGGCTCGCccgcccgctcccgccgccgctccggcATGAGCGCGGCTTTCCAGCCCTCGCTGATGATGATGCAGCGCCCGCTGGGAAGCAGCACGGCCTTCAGCATCGACTCGCTGATCGGCagccccccgccgcccgcccccgggCACTTCGTGTACACCGGCTACCCCATGTTCATGCCCTACCGGCCCGTggtgctgccgccgccgccgccgccgccgcccgcgctgCCGCAGGGCGCGCTGCCGCCCGCGCTGCCCCCCGCGCACCCGCACCACCAccagctgcccagcctgccctccggcttctgctccagcctggcgCAGGGCATGGCGCTCACCTCCACGCTCATGGCCACGCTGCCCGGCACCTTCCCCGCCTCCCCGCAGCACCAGGAGGCCGCCAGGAAGTTCGCGCCCGCGGGCAACTTCGAGAAAGCCGAGGGGATACCCCCGGACGGCGGCGGCGACGACGGCAAAGCCTTCCTGGGCAAGGACGgagccctcctgcccttccccgcCGCCGACGCCGTCCAGGCTTCCCTCGGTGAGTGAGTGAGCGCCGGGGGGGACCGGGATGGGGGGGCCGGGAGATGGCGGGGGGGGGGGACGACGACGGGACCCCCGGGAGGAgacggggccgggccgggagcagggagggctgagctcccgccgccgccgctcgggAAGCTCTCGGTAACGTCAGAGCGACCGAAAGATGCGCCGGTAGatagggggggaaaaaggagggaaaaggggaaaaaaaagggtccCCGGGGCATGGGTTTTGGGGCGACGGAGCTgcagggcgggcggcgcggcACGGAGGGTGCGGGATGCTAAGAGAGGCCTCTGCTTCCCCCCCAGCCGGGGCTCTCCGGGGCCAGGGCAAGGAGGACCCCAAAGCGGAGGAGGACGCGAAAGGCAAGGAGGAAAGTTTCTCCATGGACAGCGATCTAGATTATAGCTCGGACGACAACATCCCCGGCCAGGCGGCTCACAAGGAAGAGGA
This genomic interval from Motacilla alba alba isolate MOTALB_02 chromosome 7, Motacilla_alba_V1.0_pri, whole genome shotgun sequence contains the following:
- the GBX2 gene encoding homeobox protein GBX-2 — translated: MSAAFQPSLMMMQRPLGSSTAFSIDSLIGSPPPPAPGHFVYTGYPMFMPYRPVVLPPPPPPPPALPQGALPPALPPAHPHHHQLPSLPSGFCSSLAQGMALTSTLMATLPGTFPASPQHQEAARKFAPAGNFEKAEGIPPDGGGDDGKAFLGKDGALLPFPAADAVQASLAGALRGQGKEDPKAEEDAKGKEESFSMDSDLDYSSDDNIPGQAAHKEEDSGNALEENPQNPPNSSNTTSTGKNRRRRTAFTSEQLLELEKEFHCKKYLSLTERSQIAHALKLSEVQVKIWFQNRRAKWKRVKAGNANSKTGEPSRNPKIVVPIPVHVSRFAIRSQHQQLEQARP